One region of Streptomyces sp. NBC_00442 genomic DNA includes:
- a CDS encoding bestrophin-like domain gives MSDWLVLVIAMAAACAVVLTITLFSNRRVDPETDDPSDTPDVIEYMTMMIGVVYAIVLGLAIAGVWEGRGAAQADVQQEAQALHEISQRVQVYPAEVRDRTRADVEEYASYVVHTEWSHMAKHGDLTDEGAQKLEKIRRDVTDYHPANDFEAQAYQPLIDQVGAVDAARTARGQGAGATMPGVVWFGLIIGALVTVGLIFTLQIRRTWRELLLAGFFSALIAFLLFLIWDFDAPFGRGISATAGPFLDLFPGIG, from the coding sequence GTGTCCGACTGGCTCGTCCTGGTCATCGCGATGGCCGCCGCCTGCGCGGTCGTCCTCACCATCACCCTGTTCAGCAACCGCCGGGTCGACCCCGAGACCGACGACCCCTCCGACACCCCGGACGTCATCGAGTACATGACGATGATGATCGGCGTGGTGTACGCCATCGTGCTCGGCCTCGCCATCGCGGGCGTCTGGGAGGGCCGCGGGGCCGCCCAGGCCGACGTGCAGCAGGAGGCCCAGGCACTCCACGAGATCAGCCAGCGGGTCCAGGTGTACCCGGCGGAGGTGCGCGACCGGACCCGGGCCGATGTCGAGGAGTACGCCTCCTACGTGGTGCACACCGAGTGGAGCCACATGGCCAAGCACGGCGACCTCACCGACGAGGGCGCGCAGAAGCTGGAGAAGATCCGCCGCGACGTGACGGACTACCACCCGGCCAACGACTTCGAGGCGCAGGCCTACCAGCCGCTGATCGACCAGGTGGGAGCCGTGGACGCAGCCCGGACCGCCCGCGGCCAGGGGGCCGGGGCCACGATGCCCGGGGTCGTCTGGTTCGGCCTGATCATCGGGGCGCTGGTCACGGTCGGCCTGATCTTCACGCTGCAGATCAGGCGCACCTGGCGGGAGCTGCTCCTCGCGGGGTTCTTCAGCGCGCTGATCGCCTTCCTGCTCTTCCTGATCTGGGACTTCGACGCCCCCTTCGGGCGCGGCATCTCGGCGACGGCGGGGCCCTTCCTCGACCTGTTCCCCGGCATCGGCTGA